One part of the Onychomys torridus chromosome 13, mOncTor1.1, whole genome shotgun sequence genome encodes these proteins:
- the Wnt8a gene encoding protein Wnt-8a, with protein MGRAMGNLFMLWVAAGMYTLSASAWSVSNFLVTGPKAYLTYATSVALGAQTGIEECKFQFAWERWNCPEHAFQFSTHSRLRGATRESSFIHAIRSAGVMYTITKNCSMGDFENCACDGSKNGKTGGHGWIWGGCSDNVEFGEKISRLFVDSLEKGKDARALMNLHNSRAGRLAVRASMKRTCKCHGISGSCSIQTCWLQLADFREMGDYLKAKYDRALKIELDKRQLRAGNRAEGRWAPTGTFLPSAEAELVFLEDSPDYCTRNASLGIYGTEGRECLQDARSVSRREQRSCARLCTECGLQVEERRTEAMSSCDCSFKWCCTVKCSQCRRTVNRYYCTRLAGSVRPRGRGKGSAW; from the exons ATGGGCAGGGCCATGGGAaacttgtttatgctgtgggtgGCTGCAGGCATGTACACCCTCAGTGCCTCTGCCTG GTCAGTGAGCAATTTCCTGGTCACAGGTCCCAAG GCCTATCTGACCTATGCCACCAGTGTGGCCCTGGGCGCCCAGACTGGCATCGAAGAGTGTAAGTTCCAGTTTGCTTGGGAGCGATGGAACTGCCCTGAGCATGCTTTCCAGTTCTCTACCCACAGCAGGCTGAGAGGTG CTACTAGAGAATCATCCTTCATTCACGCTATCCGCTCTGCTGGAGTCATGTACACCATCACCAAGAACTGTAGCATGGGTGACTTTGAAAACTGTGCTTGTGACGggtcaaaaaatggaaaaacag GTGGCCATGGCTGGATCTGGGGAGGCTGCAGTGACAATGTGGAATTTGGGGAAAAGATCTCCAGACTCTTCGTGGACAGtctggagaaagggaaggatgCCAGAGCCCTGATGAATCTACACAACAGCAGGGCAGGCAGGCTG gcAGTGAGGGCCTCCATGAAAAGGACCTGCAAATGTCACGGCATCTCAGGAAGCTGCAGCATCCAGACGTGCTGGCTGCAGCTGGCTGACTTCCGGGAGATGGGAGACTACCTAAAGGCCAAGTATGACCGCGCGCTGAAAATTGAACTGGATAAGCGTCAACTAAGGGCTGGCAACCGAGCCGAGGGCCGCTGGGCTCCCACCGGGACCTTCCTTCCCAGCGCAGAGGCCGAGCTAGTCTTCTTAGAGGACTCTCCTGACTACTGCACCCGCAATGCCAGCCTGGGCATCTACGGCACGGAGGGCCGGGAGTGTCTGCAGGATGCCCGCAGTGTGTCCAGGCGGGAGCAGCGCAGCTGTGCGCGCTTGTGCACCGAGTGTGGGCTGCAGGTGGAAGAGAGGAGAACAGAGGCCATGAGCAGCTGTGACTGCAGCTTTAAGTGGTGCTGCACCGTCAAATGTAGCCAGTGCAGGCGCACCGTGAACAGGTACTACTGCACGCGCCTGGCGGGTAGTGTCCGGCCCCGGGGCAGGGGCAAGGGCAGTGCTTGGTAA